A region of Polyodon spathula isolate WHYD16114869_AA chromosome 4, ASM1765450v1, whole genome shotgun sequence DNA encodes the following proteins:
- the LOC121314240 gene encoding STARD3 N-terminal-like protein isoform X1, whose amino-acid sequence MESALSGSVDSRASLRTVSSINAVQLAARLESYESGEKKSISDVRRTFCLFVTFDLLFITFLWIIELNVDGGIERQLSKEVLYYDYHSSFFDIFVLAVFRFTLLILAYAVCRLRHWWAIAITTAVTSAFLIVKVIISKLLTQGAFGYLLPIVSFVLAWIETWFLDFKVLPQEMEDENRFLSVPDASERAVLIHPGPLSDGQFYSPPESVAVLTRRTMCGASRDHYNLNLLCDPVTSRTETFLY is encoded by the exons ATGGAGAGTGCCCTGAGTGGGAGTGTGGACTCCAGGGCTTCCCTTCGCACTGTCAGCTCCATTAACGCAGTGCAGCTCGCAGCCAGACTCGAGTCCTACGAATCCGGGGAAAAGAAATCCATATCTGATGTCAGACGGACTTTTTGCCTATTTGTTACCTTTGATCTTCTGTTCATTACCTTCCTGTGGATCATTGAACTGAAC GTAGACGGAGGCATTGAAAGACAGTTAAGCAAGGAAGTTCTTTATTATGATTACCACTCCTCCTTCTTTGACATATTT GTCCTAGCAGTTTTTCGATTTACTCTACTGATACTTGCTTATGCAGTGTGCAGGTTGAGACATTGGTGGGCTATAGCG ATAACAACAGCAGTTACCAGTGCTTTTTTAATAGTTAAAGTCATCATCTCAAAG CTGCTTACCCAAGGGGCTTTTGGCTACCTGCTGCCTATTGTGTCCTTCGTACTAGCATGGATAGAGACCTGGTTTTTGGACTTCAAAGTATTGCCACAGGAGATGGAGGATGAAAATA GGTTCCTGTCGGTTCCGGATGCCTCAGAGAGGGCGGTGCTCATTCACCCAGGCCCTCTGTCTGATGGACAGTTCTACTCGCCTCCAGAGTCTGTAGCAG TGTTAACTCGAAGAACAATGTGTGGTGCCTCAAGAGACCATTACAACCTTAATCTGCTCTGTGATCCAGTCACCAGTCGCACTGAAACTTTTCTTTACTGA
- the LOC121314240 gene encoding STARD3 N-terminal-like protein isoform X2 codes for MESALSGSVDSRASLRTVSSINAVQLAARLESYESGEKKSISDVRRTFCLFVTFDLLFITFLWIIELNVDGGIERQLSKEVLYYDYHSSFFDIFVLAVFRFTLLILAYAVCRLRHWWAIAITTAVTSAFLIVKVIISKLLTQGAFGYLLPIVSFVLAWIETWFLDFKVLPQEMEDENRFLSVPDASERAVLIHPGPLSDGQFYSPPESVADSDEETEEKQDHEKPVL; via the exons ATGGAGAGTGCCCTGAGTGGGAGTGTGGACTCCAGGGCTTCCCTTCGCACTGTCAGCTCCATTAACGCAGTGCAGCTCGCAGCCAGACTCGAGTCCTACGAATCCGGGGAAAAGAAATCCATATCTGATGTCAGACGGACTTTTTGCCTATTTGTTACCTTTGATCTTCTGTTCATTACCTTCCTGTGGATCATTGAACTGAAC GTAGACGGAGGCATTGAAAGACAGTTAAGCAAGGAAGTTCTTTATTATGATTACCACTCCTCCTTCTTTGACATATTT GTCCTAGCAGTTTTTCGATTTACTCTACTGATACTTGCTTATGCAGTGTGCAGGTTGAGACATTGGTGGGCTATAGCG ATAACAACAGCAGTTACCAGTGCTTTTTTAATAGTTAAAGTCATCATCTCAAAG CTGCTTACCCAAGGGGCTTTTGGCTACCTGCTGCCTATTGTGTCCTTCGTACTAGCATGGATAGAGACCTGGTTTTTGGACTTCAAAGTATTGCCACAGGAGATGGAGGATGAAAATA GGTTCCTGTCGGTTCCGGATGCCTCAGAGAGGGCGGTGCTCATTCACCCAGGCCCTCTGTCTGATGGACAGTTCTACTCGCCTCCAGAGTCTGTAGCAG aTTCAGATGAGGAAACAGAAGAAAAGCAGGATCACGAGAAGCCGGTTCTTTAG